The proteins below are encoded in one region of Apostichopus japonicus isolate 1M-3 chromosome 4, ASM3797524v1, whole genome shotgun sequence:
- the LOC139966794 gene encoding uncharacterized protein isoform X1: MVLSALKRSSFQNMIGHALSDQCELPRSMDFNGNTWKRTHLEPQRKSDIDKTCPELSKLLDSDHLDGEIAAKSRTAVQVLPTSVQKVFRLESMEWTSSSHVNSDQRRESSHANQVTCDGTSSSTQSLHEDQVLNGDVSSSTQSLHGVQATSDDPSSSTQSLRGVQATSDDLSLSTQSLHENQVLNDDPSPSTPHGGKETVDGTSCSTLSWHSNQDKNDGLSSSTHSSHANQTSDKPEKSSSNSVMLKTFSDSGGTQIVSSNSRRKTRPQHATKNCQMTDISDGPQSNKENTSLKPPSPIELQMSCSEDDLDESQLDVKKQYLAAMMEHKAQMEEYMNEMEQYFCEKHGLNNKKEAASSVSEPDVLINISRGVQATPVEPLEKDIHINPALELDLSSSGSNKSNDGDNYKHEIDEGSLLVSNASPVVIHTTQTRMHLTNSTPRNRFQRTISPLTSTSAISKSVNDSPGTQVLAELEKVCKNIPSVSKRSTPPVLTSELEVPTLAQVKTVATGKFGSPHQSDMTTTQHNHPLLSPPVGIMQSSGHANLPQLVQMSDQSTGRALPLYQQHRGGKRLYPSSSNSPGSSTSTGHQSPENIGRVPDQGTPRYPAFLQLFRGVRPYHQPYPPAVRFPGSSCSNVQSNVRFPEPNTARFPEPNTARFPEPNTARYPEPNTARFPEPNGMRFPFPHYRAPGRAHNHMYPAGTGSVGISEPNVHSFSSGVLASRRRRQSSGSKQSASPPVSAPHNNINVSQCSHTIKYKPQDSVASHFERTYQEIMLRQNNYPRSPNVTVRHPWQQVPLSSAGIRTGLQPPPRNSYLRDQLTTPSRWPYNQRPIAQNFPPRIRQPSSYSHLLNSNTRGTSFNQQTPSGNSDWVNCLSTNNKTMEARPNPSTVPGSFDHQQQTVRSRSQLGSQSASPPSQLPSPMNHMPPENHFQPSHVPLTRLPVRNLNHVPPLISVSEPISHTPVAATAPRHSPNVPARTANLPSIYSYLAQNNAQSVMPQIASIQGVPSAKDPASSGGAVHPNRHQEPVMPRITRVHSTEMVPPDDEMVLDLSHRDKRTVMPQISQVRSQSERSISFGISQTLEQSEDPVPMMPKIVTVMTENCSATYQDGGTIPEGITSFREDQQDISGSKRQEMLPGSNPALMIPSVSIRGTHDENGNGNAPISRDLSTLPCNVDLANTYTPDLPNSSSENILSIPKLTGRARAFPIDEPTSGHLAPRHSFTNAKEVSNDGKYRSHSRKRKRKKHEDKTKPKKKKSYHHHHHDHAEAKSNYPALLKIPNVRKALREQSASGIVLHEWSMNQVREERNSLTSSKASSDDRGPSAPEDLSNSSVKELQTNTSVQNESASVNNVSSSMTVQAAPENLNVASNQIASLSSVVPSSVSLAVVPTSLQVSTTPVVVPTSLQVSTTPVVVPTSLQVSTTPVKQSCLPTIAPKQPLILQGILSSQIVVPSNITLIKQNNIVMGPILQVSISNQISQNFSILSSDQTPKTCAEVSNLEKGERSNEEKNAKALDVTNAISSVEGTKKVGSQENDLTIECYEETLEETANVDSSTTREISPDNEEVTITLPIPEASKPAESESQQTDDQGKHLTQAGEEVNLFDRVATYMSNLEKENDKARKSNPKPTKVTASANLIKAGERLAKTSGLKKGDGQQTSVRLKNCTLRLVPRKQRDDTVAGKTNRGKQERVRHAANEPPTSKDKAEAAKWDKYYGFREGRLPQHQHNTRFRIVCYHCENMMSDNVTYMDHVESVIEKSCPASKIKQLCKICFQTQTTGMAKHIVDCHPVDGKFCCKICNIHFPLRKDFKFHMKRVHKGLTMPYVCKICLYQTSFHSDLRQHFISKHRGSKALLCHFCTKILYSSRSFLAHFTKHYARESGVSCPSCILLFLSNSACKEHMANDHQMLESKESDGRPKLEVCQPQRKANSADKPSCEVTKRISPKTVEVIEITEIEEEEEVNKTWKCLECGGTYAHLEEHLITEYCCQNCRYHTQCSSAYSQHVVSFHSSFQDAPILHPVKKSQVFGGHLLKCRKCEFKTSFATNMAEHIVCCPKGVSVLDSFAYLRKKALDEIALRGKLGKVDDDGEPDVISVDMLID; this comes from the exons AAGTTCTTTCCAAAACATGATTGGTCATGCTCTCTCCGACCAGTGTGAATTGCCAAGAAGCATGGATTTCAATGGAAACACCTGGAAGCGAACACATTTGGAACCTCAGAGGAAATCGGACATCGACAAGACA TGTCCAGAGCTTTCAAAATTGTTAGATTCGGATCATCTTGATGGCGAAATAGCTGCAAAAAGTCGAACCGCCGTTCAAGTCTTGCCAACATCCGTACAAAAG GTATTTCGGTTAGAGTCAATGGAATGGACTTCATCCTCTCATGTGAATAGCGATCAGAGACGTGAGTCGTCACATGCAAATCAGGTCACATGTGATGGCACGTCTTCCAGCACACAGTCTTTGCATGAAGACCAAGTCCTGAATGGTGATGTGTCTTCAAGCACACAGTCTTTGCATGGAGTTCAGGCCACAAGTGATGACCCCTCTTCAAGCACACAGTCTTTGCGTGGAGTTCAGGCCACAAGTGATGACCTGTCTTTGAGCACACAGTCTTTGCATGAGAACCAAGTCCTGAATGATGACCCATCACCCAGCACACCCCATGGAGGAAAGGAGACAGTTGATGGCACATCTTGTAGTACTCTCTCTTGGCACTCAAATCAGGACAAGAATGATGGCCTGTCTTCCAGTACACACTCCTCGCATGCAAATCAG ACTTCAGATAAGCCAGAGAAGAGCAGCAGCAATTCGGTTATGCTGAAAACTTTTTCGGACAGTGGCGGTACTCAGATAGTCAGCAGTAATTCCAGGAGGAAAACACGACCACAACATGCAACGAAAAACTGCCAAATGACTGATATATCAGATGGACCACAGAGcaataaagaaaat aCGTCCTTGAAACCACCGAGTCCCATTGAACTTCAGATGAGCTGCAGTGAAGATGATTTAGATGAGTCACAACTTGACGTCAAGAAGCAGTACTTAGCAGCAATGATGGAACACAAAGCACAAATGGAAGAGTATATGAATGAAATGGAGCAATACTTTTGCGAGAAACATGGtcttaacaacaaaaaagaag CTGCATCAAGTGTTTCAGAACCAGATGTACTCATTAACATAAGTAGAGGAGTCCAAGCTACCCCAGTTGAACCTTTAGAAAAAGACATCCATATCAACCCCGCTTTAGAGTTGGACCTTTCCAGCAGTGGTAGTAACAAAAGCAATGATGGGGACAACTACAAGCATGAAATTGATGAAGGATCACTCTTAGTGTCAAATGCATCTCCAGTGGTCATACATACCACACAGACAAGAATGCACCTCACTAATTCAACCCCTAGGAATCGCTTTCAACGGACTATTTCACCGTTAACGTCCACCTCCGCTATTTCAAAGAGTGTCAATGATTCTCCAGGTACACAGGTTCTTGCTGAGTTAGAAAAAGTCTGTAAGAACATACCCTCTGTGTCTAAGCGGTCTACCCCACCAGTTCTGACTTCTGAGCTCGAAGTTCCAACCCTTGCCCAGGTCAAGACAGTGGCAACTGGTAAGTTTGGCTCACCCCATCAGTCTGACATGacaacaacacaacacaacCACCCACTCCTTTCACCACCAGTAGGCATCATGCAATCATCTGGTCATGCTAACCTACCTCAACTGGTACAGATGTCAGACCAATCTACAGGAAGAGCCCTACCTTTATATCAGCAACATAGGGGAGGAAAAAGGTTGTACCCATCTTCAAGTAATTCCCCAGGAAGCTCAACCAGTACTGGACACCAGTCCCCAGAAAATATTGGCAGAGTACCAGACCAAGGGACACCTAGATACCCTGCATtcttgcaacttttcagagggGTGAGACCATACCACCAACCTTACCCACCAGCTGTAAGGTTTCCAGGCAGTTCCTGCTCAAATGTGCAATCCAATGTGAGGTTTCCTGAGCCAAATACCGCAAGGTTCCCTGAGCCAAATACTGCAAGGTTCCCTGAGCCAAATACCGCAAGGTATCCTGAGCCAAATACTGCCAGGTTTCCTGAGCCAAATGGTATGAGATTTCCATTTCCTCACTATAGAGCACCTGGAAGAGCACACAACCACATGTACCCAGCAGGAACAGGTTCTGTGGGGATTTCTGAGCCTAACGTTCATTCATTCTCGAGTGGGGTCCTTGCCTCTAGGAGAAGAAGGCAGAGCAGTGGTAGCAAACAGTCTGCATCACCACCAGTCTCTGCACCACATAACAACATAAATGTAAGCCAATGCAGCCACACTATAAAGTACAAGCCACAGGATAGTGTGGCTTCTCATTTTGAGAGAACTTATCAAGAAATCATGCTGAGACAGAATAACTACCCAAGAAGTCCGAATGTAACAGTCAGGCATCCATGGCAACAAGTGCCTCTCAGCTCCGCCGGCATACGTACAGGTCTACAACCGCCCCCAAGGAATTCGTATTTAAGGGATCAATTGACCACACCATCTCGCTGGCCTTACAACCAACGTCCTATTGCACAAAACTTCCCACCAAGGATACGTCAACCATCATCATACAGCCATTTATTAAATAGTAACACAAGGGGGACATCATTCAACCAGCAAACTCCCTCAGGAAATTCTGATTGGGTAAATTGTCTCTCTACCAACAACAAGACAATGGAAGCTCGACCAAACCCTTCAACAGTTCCAGGTAGTTTTGACCATCAACAACAGACAGTACGTTCTCGTTCTCAGCTTGGTTCACAGTCTGCTTCACCTCCCAGTCAACTACCATCTCCAATGAATCACATGCCTCCAGAAAACCACTTCCAGCCCTCACATGTTCCCTTGACTAGACTGCCTGTGAGGAACCTAAATCATGTACCTCCTTTGATCTCAGTGTCTGAACCGATCAGTCACACTCCAGTTGCAGCAACAGCACCGAGACACTCACCAAATGTTCCAGCAAGGACAGCAAACTTACCATCCATATATAGTTACCTAGCCCAGAACAATGCACAGTCTGTGATGCCTCAGATTGCCAGTATTCAAGGTGTACCCAGTGCAAAGGATCCTGCCAGTAGCGGTGGTGCCGTGCATCCAAACAGGCATCAGGAGCCTGTCATGCCAAGAATTACGCGTGTCCATTCCACAGAGATGGTTCCTCCAGATGATGAGATGGTTCTTGATCTCTCACATCGGGATAAACGTACAGTCATGCCACAGATATCTCAAGTCCGTAGTCAAAGCGAGAGGAGCATTTCATTTGGGATTTCTCAAACGTTAGAGCAAAGTGAGGATCCAGTACCGATGATGCCAAAGATTGTTACAGTGATGACGGAGAACTGCAGTGCTACATATCAAGATGGAGGAACAATCCCTGAAGGCATCACCTCTTTCAGGGAAGATCAGCAAGATATTTCTGGAAGTAAGAGACAGGAAATGCTCCCTGGAAGTAACCCAGCATTAATGATACCAAGTGTGTCTATCAGGGGAACACATGATGAGAATGGAAATGGTAATGCTCCCATCTCAAGGGATTTATCCACATTGCCATGTAATGTAGACCTGGCAAACACTTACACACCCGATCTGCCTAACTCAAGTTCAGAGAATATTCTCTCCATTCCAAAGTTGACGGGAAGAGCCAGGGCCTTTCCCATAGATGAGCCGACATCTGGGCATCTGGCCCCAAGACATTCTTTCACAAATGCTAAGGAGGTGTCCAATGATGGCAAATACCGATCTCATTCCCGCAAGAGGAAAAGGAAGAAGCATGAagacaaaaccaaaccaaagaagaagaaaagttaccaccaccatcatcatgatcatgctGAGGCGAAATCCAACTATCCTGCTCTACTAAAAATACCAAATGTAAGGAAGGCTCTGAGAGAGCAGTCTGCCTCAGGAATAGTGTTACATGAATGGTCAATGAATCAAGTTAGAGAAGAGAGAAACAGTCTTACATCATCGAAGGCATCATCTGATGATCGCGGGCCATCTGCTCCAGAGGACCTTTCCAATTCTTCTGTTAAAGAACTCCAGACAAATACATCTGTACAAAATGAGTCAGCATCGGTTAACAATGTTTCATCGAGTATGACAGTACAGGCTGCTCCAGAGAATTTAAATGTTGCTAGTAATCAGATTGCATCCCTTTCATCAGTGGTACCCTCTTCTGTCAGTTTAGCTGTTGTGCCAACATCTCTACAAGTTTCCACTACTCCAGTTGTTGTGCCAACATCTCTACAAGTTTCCACTACTCCAGTTGTTGTGCCAACATCTCTACAAGTTTCCACTACTCCAGTTAAACAATCCTGTTTACCTACAATTGCACCTAAGCAACCATTGATCTTGCAAGGTATTTTGTCTTCTCAAATTGTGGTACCTTCCAACATCACACTCATCAAGCAAAACAACATTGTTATGGGACCGATACTACAGGTGTCCATCAGTAACCAGATAAGccaaaattttagtattttgagCTCCGACCAAACACCAAAAACCTGTGCCGAAGTTAGCAACTTGGAAAAGGGGGAGAGGAGCAACGAGGAAAAGAATGCAAAAGCTCTTGATGTGACAAATGCCATTTCCTCAGTTGAGGGAACAAAGAAAGTTGGCAGCCAAGAGAACGATTTAACGATAGAATGTTATGAGGAGACTTTGGAGGAAACTGCCAATGTTGATAGTAGTACTACCAGAGAAATATCACCCGATAACGAAGAAGTCACAATAACTTTACCCATCCCAGAAGCATCGAAACCAGCAGAGAGTGAATCTCAACAAACCGATGACCAAGGAAAACATCTGACTCAAGCTGGTGAAGAGGTCAACTTATTTGACAGAGTGGCAACATATATGTCCAATCTAGAGAAGGAAAATGATAAGGCCAGAAAAAGTAACCCAAAGCCAACCAAAGTGACTGCTAGTGCCAATCTGATAAAAGCTGGCGAAAGACTAGCCAAGACATCTGGTTTGAAAAAGGGAGATGGACAACAAACTTCAGTGCGACTAAAAAATTGCACATTGAGGCTTGTCCCTAGAAAACAAAGAGATGATACAGTGGCAGGAAAGACAAACAGAGGCAAACAAGAAAGAGTTAGGCATGCAGCAAATGAGCCTCCAACCTCCAAAGACAAAGCAGAAGCAGCAAAATGGGACAAGTACTATGGGTTTAGGGAAGGCCGACTGCCTCAACACCAACACAACACTAGGTTTCGAATAGTGTGTTACCACTGCGAAAATATGATGTCAGACAATGTGACGTACATGGATCATGTGGAATCAGTCATTGAGAAGTCCTGTCCGGCTTCTAAAATCAAACAACTTTGTAAGATATGTTTCCAGACACAGACCACAGGCATGGCGAAACACATAGTCGATTGCCACCCTGTTGATGGCAAGTTCTGCTGCAAGATCTGTAACATTCACTTTCCACTGAGGAAAGATTTCAAGTTTCATATGAAGCGGGTTCATAAAGGGTTGACCATGCCCTATGTCTGTAAAATTTGCCTTTACCAGACTTCTTTCCACAGTGATTTGAGGCAGCATTTCATTTCCAAACACAGAGGCAGTAAAGCTCTCCTCTGCCACTTTTGTACAAAGATTCTCTACTCCAGTAGGTCCTTCCTTGCACATTTTACCAAACACTATGCCAGGGAATCAGGTGTCTCCTGTCCAAGttgtattttacttttcttGTCCAACTCTGCTTGCAAGGAACATATGGCCAATGATCACCAGATGTTGGAGTCGAAGGAGAGTGATGGAAGACCAAAGCTGGAAGTCTGCCAACCTCAGAGAAAGGCTAATTCTGCTGACAAACCTTCTTGTGAAGTTACGAAAAGAATCTCTCCCAAAACTGTGGAAGTCATTGAAATAACCGAgattgaggaggaggaggaggtgaaCAAAACCTGGAAATGTCTGGAATGTGGAGGCACTTATGCACACCTAGAGGAACATTTGATCACAGAATATTGTTGTCAAAACTGTCGCTACCACACCCAGTGCAGTTCAGCGTACAGTCAGCATGTGGTTTCATTTCATTCTAGCTTTCAGGATGCTCCAATACTGCATCCAGTCAAGAAATCACAAGTCTTTGGTGGCCATCTGCTGAAATGCAGGAAATGCGAATTTAAGACGTCCTTTGCTACGAACATGGCCGAGCACATTGTGTGTTGTCCGAAAGGTGTTTCTGTGCTGGATTCTTTTGCGTATCTGAGAAAGAAGGCTCTGGATGAGATCGCACTACGGGGGAAGCTTGGAAAGGTTGACGATGACGGAGAACCAGACGTGATATCTGTTGACATGCTCATCGATTGA